A genome region from Arthrobacter agilis includes the following:
- a CDS encoding DUF4232 domain-containing protein has protein sequence MTSLLGSKRWIVAVAAAGSLMAVSGCASSGTDDGGTAAPGPSASSTPSAAPTADTTSEAPSEAPTAAPSAAPSTSASAAPTTEAPSPVTPTAAPAAGGACTAAQLTGSVEDQPGGGAAGSVYRTLVLTNASDQECRVDGFPGVSFVDAAGTQIGAPADRDGSASTVVSLAPGASAAATLRQTNAQNYGADCGLTTAAGLRVYPPGDTDSLVLPQEIPACSAASVVLMTIGTLQPAS, from the coding sequence ATGACTAGTCTGCTGGGGAGCAAGCGTTGGATCGTGGCCGTTGCGGCCGCCGGAAGCCTGATGGCGGTGAGCGGCTGCGCGTCGTCCGGGACGGACGACGGCGGGACGGCGGCACCGGGCCCGTCGGCGTCCTCGACACCGTCGGCAGCGCCGACGGCCGACACCACGAGCGAGGCGCCGTCCGAAGCGCCGACGGCAGCGCCGTCCGCAGCTCCGTCCACTTCGGCATCGGCCGCACCGACGACGGAGGCGCCGTCACCCGTCACGCCCACAGCCGCGCCCGCTGCGGGCGGAGCCTGCACGGCCGCGCAGCTGACCGGGAGCGTCGAGGACCAGCCCGGCGGCGGCGCAGCGGGCAGCGTGTACCGCACGCTCGTGCTGACCAACGCCTCCGACCAGGAGTGCAGGGTGGACGGCTTCCCCGGGGTGTCCTTCGTCGATGCGGCCGGCACCCAGATCGGGGCCCCCGCGGACCGCGACGGCTCGGCGTCGACCGTCGTGTCCCTCGCCCCGGGTGCCTCCGCCGCCGCGACCCTGCGGCAGACCAACGCCCAGAACTACGGTGCGGACTGCGGACTCACGACCGCCGCCGGCCTGCGTGTCTACCCGCCCGGAGACACCGACTCGCTCGTGCTGCCGCAGGAGATCCCGGCCTGCTCCGCGGCGTCCGTGGTGCTGATGACCATCGGGACGCTGCAGCCCGCGTCCTAG
- a CDS encoding 23S rRNA (pseudouridine(1915)-N(3))-methyltransferase RlmH, translated as MAIRVLAVGRKHESWVSEGIERYAKRLKKPFDLSWQLINHSAREHDAARREESERLLARLGTDYVILLDERGKAIDSPTLSRTLLQPLEASRSVTVIIGGAYGVDPQVHQRADFVWSLSPLVFPHQLVRLILAEQVYRAQEIAGGRSYHHE; from the coding sequence ATGGCAATCCGGGTGCTCGCAGTGGGCCGCAAGCACGAGAGCTGGGTGTCCGAGGGCATCGAGCGCTACGCGAAGCGCCTGAAGAAGCCGTTCGACCTGTCCTGGCAGCTCATCAACCACTCAGCGCGCGAGCACGACGCCGCGCGCAGGGAGGAGTCCGAGCGGCTCCTCGCACGGCTCGGCACCGACTACGTGATCCTCCTCGACGAGCGCGGCAAGGCCATCGACTCGCCCACGCTCTCCCGGACCCTGCTGCAGCCGCTCGAGGCGTCGCGCAGTGTCACGGTGATCATCGGCGGCGCCTACGGCGTGGACCCGCAGGTGCACCAGCGGGCCGACTTCGTGTGGTCCCTCTCCCCCCTGGTCTTCCCCCACCAGCTGGTGCGCCTCATCCTCGCCGAGCAGGTGTACCGCGCCCAGGAGATCGCCGGCGGCCGCTCGTACCACCACGAATAG
- a CDS encoding bifunctional cytidylyltransferase/SDR family oxidoreductase: MSTITGRIDEPSTADNVARPRRRTVGVILAGGVGTRMGLEIPKQLVPVAGRTSLEHTVDIFQQCPFIDEIIVMMDPGTMDRAEKLVTRDRFPKLSGLLPGGRDRNETSYLALREIATPGSKVVFHDAVRPLVDPSIVRACVDALDTYDAVDTGIPSADTIIQVDEHDIIRAVPPRASLRRGQTPQAFRWETLMEAYGRAHADPDFAATDDCSVVLKYSPDVPIIVVPGHEANIKITHPIDIHLADKLFQLKHQHVDPVPVPAASLRDAVVVVFGGSSGIGGELTRQLEDEGAHVVPHSRTGSGTFVEDRDSVARALAGAAAEYGRIDHVVLTAGVLTIGDLVALSDEQLQHDVGVNLMAAFVVAQEAHSYLAASRGSLLLFSSSSYTRGRAQYTVYSATKAALVNLTQALADEWSCDAIRVNCISPSRTATPMRQKAFGREDETTLVQAGDVARVCGQVLASDITGQVFDVRLQHVDPLPSQFESVR; this comes from the coding sequence ATGTCGACCATCACCGGCCGAATCGACGAACCGAGCACAGCGGACAACGTGGCACGCCCCCGACGACGAACGGTCGGCGTGATCCTGGCCGGCGGCGTCGGCACCCGTATGGGCCTCGAGATCCCCAAGCAGCTGGTACCCGTGGCCGGCCGGACGAGCCTCGAGCACACCGTCGACATCTTCCAGCAGTGCCCGTTCATCGACGAGATCATCGTCATGATGGATCCCGGCACCATGGACCGCGCCGAGAAGCTCGTGACGCGGGACCGCTTCCCCAAGCTCTCCGGGCTGCTGCCGGGTGGGCGCGACCGCAACGAGACGTCCTACCTCGCCCTCCGGGAGATCGCGACGCCGGGCTCGAAGGTGGTCTTCCACGACGCCGTCCGTCCGCTCGTGGACCCCTCCATCGTCCGGGCGTGCGTTGATGCCCTCGACACCTACGACGCCGTCGACACCGGCATCCCGTCCGCGGACACCATCATCCAGGTGGACGAGCACGACATCATCCGCGCGGTCCCGCCGCGGGCATCCCTCCGCCGAGGACAGACACCCCAGGCCTTCCGGTGGGAGACCCTGATGGAGGCCTACGGCCGGGCGCACGCCGACCCGGACTTCGCCGCGACCGACGACTGCTCGGTGGTCCTGAAGTACAGCCCGGACGTCCCGATCATCGTGGTGCCGGGCCACGAGGCGAACATCAAGATCACGCACCCCATCGACATCCACCTGGCCGACAAGCTGTTCCAGCTCAAGCACCAGCACGTCGACCCGGTACCGGTCCCTGCCGCCTCGCTCCGCGACGCCGTCGTGGTCGTGTTCGGCGGCAGCTCGGGCATCGGTGGCGAGCTCACCCGGCAGCTCGAGGACGAGGGCGCGCACGTCGTCCCCCACAGCAGGACCGGCAGCGGCACCTTCGTGGAGGACCGCGACTCCGTCGCGCGTGCCCTGGCCGGTGCCGCCGCCGAGTACGGGAGGATCGACCACGTGGTGCTCACCGCGGGCGTCCTGACCATCGGCGACCTCGTGGCCCTCAGCGACGAGCAGCTCCAGCACGATGTCGGCGTCAACCTCATGGCCGCGTTCGTCGTCGCGCAGGAAGCGCACTCCTATCTCGCGGCCTCGCGAGGATCGCTGCTGCTGTTCTCCTCCAGCTCCTACACGCGCGGACGTGCCCAGTACACGGTGTACTCGGCCACGAAGGCGGCGCTCGTCAACCTGACCCAGGCGCTCGCGGACGAGTGGAGCTGCGACGCGATCCGGGTCAACTGCATCAGCCCGAGCCGCACCGCGACGCCCATGCGGCAGAAGGCGTTCGGCCGTGAGGACGAGACCACCCTCGTCCAGGCAGGCGATGTCGCCCGCGTCTGCGGCCAGGTCCTCGCCTCCGACATCACCGGGCAGGTCTTCGACGTCCGCCTGCAGCACGTCGACCCCCTGCCCAGCCAGTTCGAAAGCGTCCGGTGA